The genomic stretch CAGGGGGGGAAGGCGCCTGGGTCTCTTCCACCAGGCCTTGCATCAGCGTCCTGAGGAGTTCCGGGTTATGTCGCAGCATGGCCCGTTCGATCTCCGCCAGTCCACTCCCCGCTTCCAGGCTTAGTTCCAGGTCTTCCATGTACCGCTCAAAGGCTTGGCGTGCTTTCGTTTTCCACTCTTTCATGCCTTATTCTGGCATACGGATTTTTAGAGATGCACCCGTGCCATGCGGGCCGAATGAGCTTCGGAAAAGCTCGGCGAAATGCCCACTTCAACAGTAGCATAAAGACACCATGCTAACCACAACCGACCTACCAGGTATAAGGCTCCTGACCCTAAACGACCCCCAGCGGCGAAACCCGCTCTCCCCTGCCCTAACCAAAGACCTGCTGGCTGCCCTCGATGCCGCCGAGCAAGACCCGGCCATCCGGGCGGTGGTACTAACTGGGGCAGGCCCTGCCTTTAGCGCCGGGGCCGACCTGGAATTTCTCAAGCAGGTTACCACTGCCGGCGCCGAAGCCAACTATGCCCACTCGCGCGAGCTGATGCGCCTGTTTCACCGGGTATACACCTTCTCCAAACCCACTATTGCCGCCATCAACGGCCCCGCAGTGGCCGGCGGGGCTGGGCTGGCCACCGCCTGCGACCTGGTCGTCATGAGCGAGCAGGCCCAGATTGGCTATACCGAGGTGAAGATTGGCTTTGTGGCCGCTTTGGTCGGGGTAATTCTGGTGCGGGCCGTGGGCGAAAAACACGCCAGAGAACTGCTGCTTACAGGCAAGCTGGTCTCGGCTCTGGAGGCCTACCGCATGGGGCTGGTGAACCGGGTGGTGCCAGCCGAACAGGTGCT from Meiothermus cerbereus DSM 11376 encodes the following:
- a CDS encoding enoyl-CoA hydratase/isomerase family protein encodes the protein MLTTTDLPGIRLLTLNDPQRRNPLSPALTKDLLAALDAAEQDPAIRAVVLTGAGPAFSAGADLEFLKQVTTAGAEANYAHSRELMRLFHRVYTFSKPTIAAINGPAVAGGAGLATACDLVVMSEQAQIGYTEVKIGFVAALVGVILVRAVGEKHARELLLTGKLVSALEAYRMGLVNRVVPAEQVLEEALALAQEVAANAPTSLALTKELLNALPGMGLEDGFRLASIANAWVRETGDLAEGIAAFFEKRPPRF